Proteins found in one Phoenicibacter congonensis genomic segment:
- a CDS encoding MATE family efflux transporter, whose amino-acid sequence MPCIVAELVYSLYSIIDSAILGWFVGDYGLAVVTLALPVQNILMAFGLLIGMGGNALAAIQLGKGQIDKVELTLGNSTALMIIFSLVISVVGTIFIDPLLTMIGTTAELWEPTKQFVLILIIFDVFVTVGFGLYNFLRTAGRPNLALASSAFSVVMCVLFNLLFVPVMGFGVAGSALATVCGEAATAVPVILYFTKVKGAAFHLRLKCMKLDRNDSLLILKLGLASFAMQIGSTIVNVVFNHVIAIYGSTAAVGVSGCLAGIGVSNRMVYIIVSIFIGVTMGMQPLIGYNIGAEKWSRVLKTLKVSCIAGVCIGFIALAIIHLFPDQILSLFGIKGELEEFSKWALFVNMFFCPLVGFQIIGGSYFQSSGQPLKAAIIELLRQVILLTPFYLVFPLVAGLFNTNAVNMILFSVPASDFISVCVTSVLVYVEVKKLKNWITSSKK is encoded by the coding sequence ATGCCATGTATTGTTGCAGAACTTGTCTATTCTCTTTATTCAATTATTGACTCCGCTATATTGGGCTGGTTCGTTGGCGACTATGGTTTAGCTGTTGTCACACTTGCGCTTCCAGTACAAAACATTCTAATGGCATTTGGTCTTCTCATTGGGATGGGCGGAAACGCCCTTGCCGCGATACAGCTCGGAAAAGGGCAAATTGACAAGGTAGAACTCACGCTTGGAAATTCTACGGCCTTAATGATTATTTTTTCTCTTGTCATTTCAGTTGTCGGAACAATTTTTATTGATCCTCTTTTGACCATGATTGGCACGACTGCCGAACTTTGGGAGCCAACAAAACAGTTTGTTTTAATTCTCATTATCTTTGATGTGTTCGTCACAGTTGGATTTGGTCTTTATAACTTTTTGCGCACCGCTGGCAGACCAAATCTTGCACTTGCCTCTTCAGCTTTTAGTGTCGTTATGTGCGTTCTGTTTAACTTACTCTTTGTTCCAGTCATGGGTTTTGGAGTTGCAGGAAGCGCGCTTGCTACTGTTTGCGGGGAAGCAGCAACGGCAGTCCCTGTCATTCTATATTTCACAAAAGTGAAAGGTGCTGCGTTTCATTTGCGCTTGAAATGCATGAAGCTTGATCGAAATGACTCGCTTTTAATTCTCAAGCTTGGCCTGGCTTCTTTTGCAATGCAAATTGGATCAACTATCGTTAACGTCGTTTTCAATCACGTTATTGCTATTTATGGAAGCACGGCTGCTGTTGGGGTTTCGGGATGCTTGGCAGGCATTGGCGTGTCAAACAGAATGGTTTACATCATAGTTAGCATTTTTATTGGTGTTACTATGGGAATGCAACCTCTCATTGGCTACAACATTGGCGCTGAAAAATGGTCGCGCGTGTTGAAAACCCTCAAAGTTAGCTGCATTGCAGGCGTTTGTATTGGTTTTATTGCTCTTGCGATAATTCACTTGTTTCCTGATCAAATTCTTTCTTTATTTGGAATTAAAGGAGAACTTGAAGAATTCTCGAAGTGGGCTTTGTTTGTAAACATGTTTTTTTGCCCATTGGTTGGCTTTCAAATCATTGGAGGAAGCTATTTTCAATCAAGTGGACAACCGCTCAAGGCAGCAATCATCGAACTTTTACGTCAAGTCATTTTGCTAACGCCATTTTACCTAGTGTTTCCTTTAGTGGCGGGTCTTTTTAACACAAATGCAGTTAACATGATTCTATTCAGTGTGCCTGCGTCAGACTTCATTAGCGTTTGTGTGACGTCCGTTCTTGTTTATGTGGAAGTTAAAAAACTTAAAAATTGGATAACGTCATCAAAGAAGTAG
- a CDS encoding DUF4013 domain-containing protein, which produces MKDQNDNSSGWSPAEENGESCSCRCHSEETESRSGETCSCGCHDAKNDGNPDDSCSCGCHSSDSDGNGERKCSCGCHDSEGGSAEACSCGCHNNEKAETEPCSFCGEEHAEQAEISQHDDCLQQQQHPQLAEQPQEDQQPLQSQATQQVTSTFVPVAATASSASTGQIVYEKGCVLAAWDDVKATKGWFGKVCLMALMYFVPVLNWVVDGYALRWARQLSLGQVEGLPKKIFCDRAFVNGAMKFLVSLVAAIAVSIVSSILGLVPFVGALAAIAFGIFVDMFMNIAYVRMSLFDELGEGFNIKEAFNSMKKEPGKAFMIEFMPSLIIFLTVSAVVFIVTILCILTTGLAVWSAVYPMIEAAGSYEYFTYLLENDPEFLSQFITILLSGFIGLIPWILIGGFFANIFVVTCLLVQTRAAGHYVARYCAEWREEPKFRAVIYNE; this is translated from the coding sequence ATGAAAGATCAAAACGACAATAGTAGCGGATGGTCTCCTGCCGAAGAAAATGGTGAGAGCTGTTCATGTAGATGCCACAGCGAAGAAACAGAATCCAGAAGTGGAGAAACTTGTTCCTGTGGATGCCATGATGCTAAAAATGATGGGAACCCCGATGACTCATGTTCTTGCGGATGTCACAGTTCAGATAGCGACGGAAATGGCGAGAGAAAATGCTCTTGTGGCTGCCACGATTCGGAAGGCGGCAGTGCCGAAGCCTGCTCTTGTGGTTGCCATAATAATGAGAAGGCAGAAACAGAGCCTTGCTCCTTCTGTGGCGAAGAACATGCCGAGCAAGCAGAAATTTCCCAACATGATGATTGCCTTCAGCAACAACAGCATCCTCAACTAGCAGAACAACCTCAAGAGGATCAACAACCTCTGCAATCACAAGCTACACAGCAAGTGACATCAACGTTTGTTCCTGTTGCTGCAACTGCATCTTCAGCATCAACTGGTCAAATCGTTTATGAAAAGGGTTGCGTTTTAGCAGCGTGGGACGACGTTAAGGCGACAAAAGGCTGGTTTGGAAAAGTTTGTCTCATGGCTTTGATGTATTTTGTCCCTGTCTTAAATTGGGTGGTTGACGGCTATGCTCTTCGTTGGGCAAGACAGCTTTCGTTAGGTCAAGTTGAGGGTCTGCCTAAGAAAATCTTTTGCGACCGCGCTTTTGTTAATGGCGCCATGAAATTCCTGGTTTCATTGGTAGCTGCTATTGCTGTTTCTATTGTTTCTTCAATTTTAGGATTGGTCCCTTTTGTTGGAGCACTTGCAGCAATTGCATTTGGAATTTTTGTTGACATGTTCATGAACATTGCCTATGTTCGCATGTCTTTGTTTGATGAACTTGGTGAAGGCTTTAACATAAAGGAAGCCTTTAATTCCATGAAAAAAGAACCAGGCAAAGCTTTCATGATTGAATTCATGCCTTCGCTCATTATCTTTTTGACAGTTTCTGCGGTTGTGTTCATTGTCACGATTCTTTGTATTCTGACTACTGGACTTGCGGTTTGGTCGGCTGTCTACCCAATGATAGAGGCAGCAGGATCATATGAATATTTCACATATCTTCTTGAAAATGACCCCGAGTTTTTATCGCAGTTTATAACGATTCTTTTATCTGGGTTTATTGGACTCATTCCATGGATTCTCATAGGTGGATTCTTCGCAAACATCTTTGTTGTAACTTGCCTTTTGGTTCAAACACGCGCAGCCGGTCACTATGTTGCACGATATTGTGCAGAGTGGAGAGAAGAGCCAAAATTTCGCGCAGTTATCTATAATGAATAG